In the Desulfofalx alkaliphila DSM 12257 genome, CCCTAGATTTTATAACCCCTTCATCCATGAGTGTTCTAAGCTAGTTGGGGTAAAGGCAGAGGTGGTTTTAGAAGATGAGCATTCATCTGTATTGGTTTAGTAACACTGGTTTACCTCTTGATTTGAGATAGATGATGCACACTAGATAGTTAATGCTTAACCATAAAGGGGAAGCAAACATGTTGAAATTTGGGTTATTGTTTTTGTTCGGAACTTTTAGCCATACAATACTTACTATAGTTTCATATCAGTAGCCCCAAGAGGGGGATAAGTAGTTTTAAGGGGTGAGTGGTTAATTGATAAGAGTATCTAATAAGATAGCCATATATATCATTTATATAACAGTATTCATTTTGTTGTCAGGCTGCAAAGCCAGAACACAATCAAATGCATTAAGCCAACTCCACGATAAAGGAATAATTAATATCAACGAGGACTCATTAATAGAGGCGGTAAAAAATGGAGATGCTGAATCAGTAAAGCTTTTATTAGAGCTAGGCATAGATACAAATATAGAAATAAAAAATGGGCTAACACCTTTAATGATAGCAGCAGAAAGAGGAGATATAGAAGTTGTTAAGTTACTCGTTAATAACGAGCAGAGATAGAAAAAACAAGTACCTATGGATATAATGCTATAATTCTAGCGGCTATGAATGAACATTGGGACGTAGCAGATTATTTAAAGAATTGTCTCGAACAGTCCTTACAGTAAAGAAGATTATTGAAATTATAACTCATATAGAGAGAATTGTTTATCGAATACTGTCGGAATTTTTGTCGAGGAAAAAACCTCCTTTTGTCTAATAATGCTGGTAAAAAGGAGGGAATTTAAGATGACTGAAAAACAAAAGAAACCAATTTATAAGCGTTGGTGGTTTATTGCTTTAGTCATTATAGTAGTTATTGGTGCTTTAGGTAGTAGTGGAGAAGAAGCAGTTGAAGATAAAAATTCCGCAACAATAAAAGAAAAAGATGAAGCAATCTATGAGATTACAGGCGGGCTAAATGTAGAGTTTGAAGACGGAAAAGCAGTAGTAACAATTACAACCAATGCAATAGATGGCTCTATATTTGAAACATTATTAATGGATGGCAACCTTAATTTTGTTAGCGATTTTATCACTATAGAGAATGGTGTAGGAGTTAAAGAGTTTGATATCCCAGAAGAATGGGAAGTTGGATATATATCAGGCTCGGCAATGATGAGATTTAATTTAGATGAGCACCCTCAACCGGATAAGGTAAAGGAAGTATACGGAGAAAACGGAGAAAATTTAAGAGGAGATCTTGCTGTTGAGAACAATGTAAATGGATATAATATAAATCTCGATGTTGTTACAGCGCCTTATCCAGATGAGGAAACTCTAAAAACTAAGTTAAATGAATTGTTTGCAAATGCAATGAATGAGCTTATAAAAAGTAGTAATGGCGTAGTTGTAAATATTCAACCTCACTTTAAAGATGGCGATTGGTCATCTGTGGCAGTAACAGTTAGTGATGCTTGGTATTTTTCGCAGGAGTATGAAAAGGAGCGATTTGCTGAGCAAGTGGGTGGTACTATAGAAACAATTGTTAAAAGTGCCGGTGTAGTTAGTTCCGATGAACTAGTTACAGTCTATTTCTATGATGTTCACGGGAAGGAATTGGCAAGTCCTAAATTACTAGGGGGATACAAGATTAAGAGATAATAATAAAGACACCCAATAGGGTGTCTTTTTCATGCCCAAAACCCTAAATACAAAACAATCTTATTTGATGAAGTAAGATTAAAAGCTAAAAGAGATTACATGGCCGGTTTAAAATATAAAGATATCTGCCCAAAATACGCCTTAGCATGAACACACTAAAAGCTGGGTGAGGTTGGGTGATTATACCCTCGGCGATGGACAATGGTGGCAATCCGGTGCATTGCATAAAAAGGCTTCTAGCGTTTTCGCTAGAAGCCTTAATAATATTGGCGTCCCAGAAGGGATTCGAACCCCTGGCCTACGGATTAGAAGTCCGTTGCTCTATCCAGCTGAGCTACTGGGACCTATTATTTTGTGTAACCGACAAAAATTATAATAACAAAAAAGATGGCCAGTGTCAACCGTTATAAGTTAGGATACAGCATGTTTAACTATTTGCCACTGACAATTTTGGGTAAGAGTTTTTAGCTTCAATAAGGGAAATAATAAACCTATAAAGGGGTGAGTTAAATAATGCTAAAGGCTGCAACAATGCTTTCCAAATTAGATGAAGTATCCCGCAATGTACTTATTTTTATTGCTGAGCAATCTACACCTGATGGAATGTTAATTTACCCCTCACGGGAGATGGGCAAACACCTGGGTTACTCAGAATTTGAAGTTAACCAGGCGATAGACCACCTAGAAGCCCAGGGTCTAATAGACCTACGGGAAGGGCCGGATAAGGAACAGCCTAATGTCATCATTTACAAAGAAGAATGGCTAAACAAGTTAGATGATAATACCATAACATAAGTTACTACTGGGTTTGTTTTTATGGCCTTCTTTGTGATAATTATCTAAAGATATTTACTTGCTACACGCACACTGAGAGGTTGCAAGGGGTGGCTTTCTAAAAATGATTTTACCCATTCTTTATTGGTCTTTGAGTATTCCCTTAAGGCCCAACCAATGGCTTTTGCAATGAAGAATTCATTGTTTTTGCTGTTTTTATTGATTATTGTGCTCAGTAAATGGGTATTTGTCTTCTCTTTATAATTAAGTTGGAATAAAATTGCAATTCTGGCCAGCCAAATATTATTGCTTTCAGCCCAGCTCAATATATGACTTTGGACGAGTTCCGGGTGTTTTGCACATAATACACCTGTAATTTTAGCTAGGTTGTCTACGGTATCCCACCACGATTTTTTTGTTACCAATAGCTTAATTCTATCGATATCAGGCTTTTCCAGACTGTTTTTTAAAGCAAGAATATAGTCTAGGGCCAAATACTGAAATTCC is a window encoding:
- a CDS encoding ankyrin repeat domain-containing protein, whose amino-acid sequence is MIRVSNKIAIYIIYITVFILLSGCKARTQSNALSQLHDKGIININEDSLIEAVKNGDAESVKLLLELGIDTNIEIKNGLTPLMIAAERGDIEVVKLLVNNEQR
- a CDS encoding DNA alkylation repair protein, with translation MYEQLINKFYDNRNQEKSKGMSAYMKNKFPFLGIQKPRRAELAKDFIKQAKKEKKIDWNFVFMLWDLPEREFQYLALDYILALKNSLEKPDIDRIKLLVTKKSWWDTVDNLAKITGVLCAKHPELVQSHILSWAESNNIWLARIAILFQLNYKEKTNTHLLSTIINKNSKNNEFFIAKAIGWALREYSKTNKEWVKSFLESHPLQPLSVRVASKYL